A genomic window from Lotus japonicus ecotype B-129 chromosome 1, LjGifu_v1.2 includes:
- the LOC130728855 gene encoding uncharacterized protein LOC130728855 isoform X2 — protein sequence MSSGKKKGAYNNNFSSMKDASEKLLKALQDDRYSRIELCGKRGSGKTTLVKSETKKYEKIFSRVIFLNMFKKDLKSMNEEMANLQRREKTNSETTLFILDNFPTRHSLDDIGLSRSTLGPQRKVLLITDDEADCTRHYKFISQRKRICDSSISMERISDDEAWELLHNLTTGIDSRLDLLNVAREVALQCKGLPGLINDVVSSLDNKNTMKYWKESLDNLHHSTACHHIYFSANIESACLEFTKSLHGALVQQGFKIIPKASFHLSRKNFKGLEEEIAKSRCSIIVISKEYARDFKGLQELVKILKCKETIQQLILPIFYNVDPSDVRDVKRSFKDGLQHAKENAMEEMKQLYNEEAMLKEWTSALYELGRLPGKQYIKGSQDNFIQEIIDHVKNNKHRLHVKHVNGQEGRLCSYDKDCTGD from the exons ATGAGTAGTGGGAAAAAGAAAGGAGCTTATAATAACAATTTCAGCTCTATGAAAGATGCTTCAGAGAAACTCTTGAAGGCACTCCAAGATGATAGATACTCTAGAATAGAACTGTGTGGGAAGAGGGGTTCTGGTAAAACAACATTAGTGAAATCTGAGACAAAGAAGTATGAAAAGATATTTTCTAGGGTTATATTTCTCAACATGTTCAAAAAAGATTTGAAGAGCATGAATGAGGAAATGGCTAACTTacaaagaagagagaaaacaaACTCGGAAACTACTCTCTTCATCTTGGATAACTTTCCCACACGGCATTCTTTGGACGACATAGGTCTTTCTCGGTCTACACTCGGTCCACAGCGCAAGGTCCTTTTGATCACGGACGATGAAGCGGACTGCACTAGGCATTACAAGTTCATTTCGCAGCGAAAAAGGATTTGTGATAGTTCAATTTCTATGGAGCGCATATCGGATGACGAAGCTTGGGAGCTTCTGCATAACCTTACTACAGGCATTGATTCCAGATTGGATCTATTAAATGTGGCACGGGAAGTTGCTTTACAATGCAAGGGCTTACCCGGTTTAATCAACGACGTCGTGTCTTCCTTAGATAACAAGAACACTATGAAGTACTGGAAAGAATCATTAGACAATCTACACCATTCAACAGCTTGCCACCATATTTATTTCAGCGCTAATATAGAATCTGCTTGCCTTGAATTTACAAAAAGTCTCCATGGCGCTTTGGTCCAACAAGGTTTCAAGATCATCCCAAAGGCATCATTTCATTTATCCCGCAAAAATTTTAAAGGTCTTGAGGAAGAAATTGCGAAATCAAGGTGCTCAATCATCGTCATATCAAAAGAATATGCAAGAGATTTTAAGGGTCTTCAGGAACTTGTTAAGATCCTTAAGTGTAAGGAAACTATTCAACAACTGATTCTTCCAATCTTCTATAACGTGGATCCCTCAGACGTAAGGGATGTGAAAAGAAGTTTTAAGGATGGACTTCAGCATGCTAAGGAGAATGCCATggaagagatgaaacaactATACAATGAAGAGGCTATGCTGAAAGAATGGACTTCAGCTCTCTATGAACTTGGCAGATTGCCTGGAAAACAGTACATAAAAGG GTCCCAAGATAATTTTATCCAAGAGATTATAGATCATGTCAAAAATAATAAACATCGCTTGCATGTAAAGCATGTAAATGGACAAGAAGGAAGATTGTGCTCATACGACAAGGACTGCACAGGGGACTGA
- the LOC130728855 gene encoding probable disease resistance protein At4g27220 isoform X1, whose translation MSLSLAEDYRKLLQKRDSVLSRVEKAKEKDEIINDAVGKWLHEVDELIKEMSSGKKKGAYNNNFSSMKDASEKLLKALQDDRYSRIELCGKRGSGKTTLVKSETKKYEKIFSRVIFLNMFKKDLKSMNEEMANLQRREKTNSETTLFILDNFPTRHSLDDIGLSRSTLGPQRKVLLITDDEADCTRHYKFISQRKRICDSSISMERISDDEAWELLHNLTTGIDSRLDLLNVAREVALQCKGLPGLINDVVSSLDNKNTMKYWKESLDNLHHSTACHHIYFSANIESACLEFTKSLHGALVQQGFKIIPKASFHLSRKNFKGLEEEIAKSRCSIIVISKEYARDFKGLQELVKILKCKETIQQLILPIFYNVDPSDVRDVKRSFKDGLQHAKENAMEEMKQLYNEEAMLKEWTSALYELGRLPGKQYIKGSQDNFIQEIIDHVKNNKHRLHVKHVNGQEGRLCSYDKDCTGD comes from the exons ATGTCTCTTTCGTTAGCTGAAGATTACCGGAAGCTGCTTCAAAAGCGAGATTCTGTCTTGAGTAGAGTTGAAAAAGCAAAGGAAAAAGATGAAATAATCAATGATGCTGTTGGGAAGTGGTTACATGAAGTGGATGAACTAATAAAAGAGATGAGTAGTGGGAAAAAGAAAGGAGCTTATAATAACAATTTCAGCTCTATGAAAGATGCTTCAGAGAAACTCTTGAAGGCACTCCAAGATGATAGATACTCTAGAATAGAACTGTGTGGGAAGAGGGGTTCTGGTAAAACAACATTAGTGAAATCTGAGACAAAGAAGTATGAAAAGATATTTTCTAGGGTTATATTTCTCAACATGTTCAAAAAAGATTTGAAGAGCATGAATGAGGAAATGGCTAACTTacaaagaagagagaaaacaaACTCGGAAACTACTCTCTTCATCTTGGATAACTTTCCCACACGGCATTCTTTGGACGACATAGGTCTTTCTCGGTCTACACTCGGTCCACAGCGCAAGGTCCTTTTGATCACGGACGATGAAGCGGACTGCACTAGGCATTACAAGTTCATTTCGCAGCGAAAAAGGATTTGTGATAGTTCAATTTCTATGGAGCGCATATCGGATGACGAAGCTTGGGAGCTTCTGCATAACCTTACTACAGGCATTGATTCCAGATTGGATCTATTAAATGTGGCACGGGAAGTTGCTTTACAATGCAAGGGCTTACCCGGTTTAATCAACGACGTCGTGTCTTCCTTAGATAACAAGAACACTATGAAGTACTGGAAAGAATCATTAGACAATCTACACCATTCAACAGCTTGCCACCATATTTATTTCAGCGCTAATATAGAATCTGCTTGCCTTGAATTTACAAAAAGTCTCCATGGCGCTTTGGTCCAACAAGGTTTCAAGATCATCCCAAAGGCATCATTTCATTTATCCCGCAAAAATTTTAAAGGTCTTGAGGAAGAAATTGCGAAATCAAGGTGCTCAATCATCGTCATATCAAAAGAATATGCAAGAGATTTTAAGGGTCTTCAGGAACTTGTTAAGATCCTTAAGTGTAAGGAAACTATTCAACAACTGATTCTTCCAATCTTCTATAACGTGGATCCCTCAGACGTAAGGGATGTGAAAAGAAGTTTTAAGGATGGACTTCAGCATGCTAAGGAGAATGCCATggaagagatgaaacaactATACAATGAAGAGGCTATGCTGAAAGAATGGACTTCAGCTCTCTATGAACTTGGCAGATTGCCTGGAAAACAGTACATAAAAGG GTCCCAAGATAATTTTATCCAAGAGATTATAGATCATGTCAAAAATAATAAACATCGCTTGCATGTAAAGCATGTAAATGGACAAGAAGGAAGATTGTGCTCATACGACAAGGACTGCACAGGGGACTGA